The Akkermansia muciniphila genome contains a region encoding:
- the ccsA gene encoding cytochrome c biogenesis protein CcsA produces MDGKHTDTKWRDYGRRLWKFAGSYGLGIALMLVLLVLTFAGTLHQVRLSSSMGSEAAIESFFGAPYVLIPLGGEHSLISLPLPGMGITCTLLFINLLIGGMFRVRWTWKHAGILVAHGGILLLLAGIMLGNKMTVAVDQVELPQGDRVHEQALPFDLRLNRFVPEFYPGTSKPKSYESQVTVFPESGGQYDAVIRMNEPLRLSGWTLYQMSWGQDSLHPGRLISILRASHNPLEQMPKWSSYIIAAGLLWHFGLVFGRYLRRKPGQVPAGMEAAGEQPEPSVPGGRRRLRLVGVCVLVAAIFGIGMLAARPAAHPVEVKNYAPWSSFLVERAGGMAVQDGGRLKPVSTYAGFHLLRTLGKRSFSINTPEGKKKLSPVEWMLDCMFRPELAEQYPVFLVNREEVVTQLHLPGQADKRKKYSYAQIAERWQEMTRAVREIRMLGEGNLTEAQKEILALSRNFDVVRGWMLGSRIMLEDPAAMERMEFPRWFPAGNHDGERLWTAAPDKSTGAFLAMASLLERKAMGMEGKEASGLRMKAEGLLLEKLAQPNEAASAGERHSLEREIFYYRLDPLYVSLAVFVAAFVCLLVCALFRPSAGAPLWRRFLRPGGFSLAWLLGAAGTGVLVAALAIRVMITMRSPVGNTYETIAFIACMGVLCALVAELFSKKGIVLAAGLLLGALSCQMGILYESSQAVDHMDPLVAILRSNFLLSTHVITIVLGYAAGLLAAVLSHVYLLASPLHLIGRKTELSLDRMAYGILCFSLVFTLVGTVFGGIWGNESWGRFWGWDPKENGALMIVLWQLIVLHARKAGWLSPWLLHFSNVVGGVIIAFAWWGVNMLGVGLHSYGFTSGRDALDIFYWSEAVLCVLFIILHYRALRRVDIR; encoded by the coding sequence ATGGACGGGAAGCACACGGATACGAAATGGAGGGACTATGGCCGGCGGCTCTGGAAATTTGCCGGAAGCTACGGGCTGGGCATCGCCCTGATGCTGGTACTGCTGGTGCTTACGTTTGCCGGCACGCTGCACCAGGTGCGCCTGTCCTCCTCCATGGGGTCGGAAGCCGCCATAGAATCCTTCTTCGGCGCGCCGTATGTGCTGATTCCCCTGGGCGGGGAGCACTCCCTCATCTCCCTCCCGCTGCCCGGCATGGGAATCACGTGCACTCTTCTGTTCATCAACCTGCTCATAGGGGGCATGTTCCGCGTCCGGTGGACGTGGAAGCACGCGGGCATTCTGGTGGCCCATGGCGGAATTCTGCTGCTGCTGGCCGGCATCATGCTTGGCAATAAAATGACGGTGGCCGTGGACCAGGTGGAACTGCCCCAGGGGGACCGGGTGCATGAGCAGGCCCTGCCGTTTGACCTGCGCCTGAACCGCTTTGTGCCGGAATTCTACCCCGGCACCTCCAAGCCCAAATCCTATGAATCCCAGGTAACCGTCTTTCCGGAATCCGGAGGCCAGTATGACGCCGTCATCCGCATGAATGAGCCGCTGCGCCTCTCCGGGTGGACGCTGTACCAGATGAGCTGGGGGCAGGACTCCCTGCACCCCGGCAGGCTCATCTCCATCCTCCGCGCCTCGCACAACCCCCTGGAGCAAATGCCCAAATGGTCCTCCTACATCATTGCGGCGGGGCTGCTGTGGCACTTTGGCTTGGTCTTTGGAAGATACCTGCGCCGTAAGCCGGGGCAGGTTCCCGCAGGGATGGAGGCAGCCGGGGAACAGCCGGAACCGTCCGTTCCCGGCGGAAGACGCCGCCTGCGGCTGGTAGGCGTTTGCGTGCTGGTGGCCGCCATCTTCGGAATCGGCATGCTGGCGGCCAGGCCTGCCGCCCATCCGGTTGAAGTGAAGAACTATGCGCCCTGGTCCTCCTTCCTGGTGGAACGCGCCGGGGGAATGGCCGTGCAGGACGGCGGGCGGCTGAAGCCCGTCTCCACGTATGCGGGCTTCCATCTGCTCCGGACGCTGGGCAAAAGAAGCTTCTCCATCAATACGCCGGAGGGGAAAAAGAAGCTCTCCCCGGTGGAATGGATGCTGGACTGCATGTTCCGCCCGGAACTGGCGGAGCAGTACCCCGTTTTTCTGGTCAACCGGGAAGAGGTGGTCACGCAGCTGCACCTGCCTGGCCAGGCGGACAAGCGTAAAAAATACTCCTACGCGCAGATTGCGGAACGCTGGCAGGAAATGACCCGTGCCGTCCGGGAAATCCGGATGCTGGGAGAAGGAAACCTTACGGAAGCCCAGAAGGAAATCCTGGCCCTTTCCCGCAACTTTGACGTGGTGCGGGGGTGGATGCTCGGCTCACGGATCATGCTGGAAGACCCCGCTGCCATGGAGCGGATGGAATTCCCCCGCTGGTTCCCCGCCGGAAACCACGATGGGGAGCGCCTGTGGACGGCTGCCCCGGACAAATCCACCGGGGCCTTTCTGGCCATGGCCTCCCTGCTGGAGCGCAAGGCCATGGGCATGGAAGGGAAGGAAGCGTCCGGACTGAGGATGAAGGCGGAAGGACTGCTGCTGGAAAAATTGGCGCAGCCCAATGAAGCCGCCTCCGCCGGGGAGCGGCACAGCCTGGAAAGGGAAATCTTCTACTACCGCCTGGACCCGCTTTACGTCTCCCTGGCTGTCTTTGTGGCGGCGTTCGTGTGCCTGCTGGTCTGCGCCCTTTTCCGGCCTTCCGCCGGCGCTCCGCTCTGGCGGCGCTTCCTGCGGCCCGGCGGGTTCAGCCTGGCGTGGCTGCTGGGAGCGGCGGGAACCGGCGTGCTGGTGGCGGCCCTGGCCATCCGCGTGATGATCACCATGAGATCCCCGGTGGGCAACACGTATGAAACCATCGCCTTCATCGCCTGCATGGGCGTGCTCTGCGCCCTGGTGGCGGAGCTGTTCAGCAAAAAGGGCATCGTGCTGGCGGCGGGGCTGCTGCTGGGGGCGCTCTCCTGCCAGATGGGCATTCTGTATGAATCCTCCCAGGCGGTGGACCACATGGACCCGCTGGTAGCCATCCTGCGCTCCAACTTCCTGCTCTCCACCCATGTCATCACCATTGTGCTGGGGTATGCGGCGGGACTGCTGGCGGCGGTGCTCTCCCATGTGTACCTGCTGGCCTCCCCCCTGCACCTGATCGGCAGGAAAACGGAACTGTCCCTGGACCGCATGGCTTACGGCATCCTGTGCTTCTCCCTGGTATTCACGCTGGTGGGAACGGTTTTCGGCGGCATCTGGGGCAATGAATCCTGGGGCCGCTTCTGGGGTTGGGACCCCAAGGAAAACGGGGCGCTGATGATTGTGCTGTGGCAGTTGATCGTGCTGCATGCGCGCAAGGCCGGGTGGCTCTCCCCCTGGCTGCTCCACTTCAGCAACGTGGTGGGCGGCGTCATCATCGCCTTTGCCTGGTGGGGCGTCAACATGCTGGGCGTGGGGCTGCACTCCTACGGCTTCACCTCCGGGCGGGACGCCCTGGACATCTTCTACTGGTCTGAGGCCGTCCTGTGCGTCCTCTTTATCATCCTGCACTACCGCGCGCTCCGGCGCGTGGACATCAGGTAG
- a CDS encoding polysaccharide biosynthesis/export family protein, with the protein MNIHHLISKAAVCSAVLAASSLLPSCVSPKEVLYIQDVSGQTNEQIKGNYQTRIQKDDQLSITVSSKQPELAAPFAVSEIGSGSQGTTSRKGYLVDSNGYIVLPVIGKIKAAGKTCSQLGDDIAATLRNRDYISDASVNVQITNFKFSVLGEVASPGTYTVDGQRLTILEAISRAGDLNIDGNRDITLIRETNGRRQIATVDLRSKDLFQSPYYYIQQNDTLYVTPAERKINTRSDTVQYVGWAASGLGLILGIVALCAL; encoded by the coding sequence ATGAATATACACCACCTCATCAGCAAAGCCGCCGTCTGCTCCGCAGTCCTGGCCGCTTCCTCTCTCCTCCCTTCCTGCGTCAGCCCCAAGGAAGTCCTCTATATCCAAGATGTCTCCGGACAGACGAATGAACAGATCAAGGGGAATTACCAGACCCGCATCCAGAAGGATGACCAGCTTTCCATCACCGTGAGCAGCAAGCAGCCTGAACTGGCCGCTCCCTTCGCCGTCTCGGAGATAGGCTCCGGCAGCCAGGGCACCACCTCCCGGAAGGGCTACCTGGTGGATTCAAACGGCTACATCGTTCTTCCGGTCATCGGCAAGATCAAGGCGGCCGGCAAGACCTGCTCCCAGCTGGGGGATGACATTGCCGCCACCCTGAGGAACAGGGATTACATCAGCGATGCCTCCGTCAACGTTCAAATCACCAATTTCAAATTCTCCGTCCTGGGCGAGGTGGCCTCCCCCGGAACCTACACCGTGGACGGCCAGCGCCTGACGATTCTGGAAGCCATCAGCCGCGCCGGAGACCTGAACATTGACGGCAACCGGGACATTACCCTGATCCGGGAGACCAACGGCCGACGCCAGATCGCCACCGTGGACCTCCGCAGCAAGGACCTCTTCCAGTCCCCCTATTACTACATTCAGCAGAATGACACCCTTTACGTCACGCCTGCCGAACGCAAGATCAACACCCGCAGCGATACTGTCCAGTACGTCGGCTGGGCCGCTTCCGGCCTGGGCCTGATCCTCGGCATCGTCGCCCTGTGCGCCCTGTAG
- a CDS encoding GNAT family N-acetyltransferase: protein MDSTNTPALETERLILRRFTEKDLDALFHIYSDEEVNTYLPWFPLASVEEAGVLFKEKYLEVYRQPHGYHYAICLKNGQAPVGYIHAGTDGSHDLGYGLLKEFWHRGLVTEAARAVVGQLKKDGVPFITATHDIRNPRSGGVMKQLGMHYQYSYEEQWQPKDIPVIFRLYQLNLDGQENRVYMEYWNQSSIRFKEAGV from the coding sequence ATGGATTCCACCAATACGCCCGCTTTAGAAACAGAAAGGCTGATTCTGAGAAGATTTACAGAAAAGGACCTGGACGCCTTGTTCCATATTTACAGTGATGAAGAGGTGAACACGTATCTGCCGTGGTTTCCGCTGGCCTCCGTGGAGGAAGCCGGGGTTCTTTTCAAAGAAAAGTATCTGGAAGTATACAGGCAACCTCATGGATACCATTACGCCATCTGCCTGAAGAACGGCCAGGCGCCTGTAGGGTATATCCACGCAGGTACGGACGGGAGTCATGACCTCGGTTACGGATTGCTCAAGGAGTTCTGGCACAGAGGCCTCGTGACGGAAGCGGCCAGGGCTGTCGTCGGCCAGCTGAAAAAGGACGGCGTCCCCTTCATCACCGCCACGCACGATATCAGGAATCCCCGCAGCGGCGGCGTGATGAAACAGCTGGGCATGCACTACCAGTATTCCTATGAAGAGCAGTGGCAGCCCAAGGATATTCCGGTCATCTTCCGCCTGTACCAGTTGAATCTTGATGGACAAGAGAACCGGGTATATATGGAATACTGGAATCAATCATCCATCCGTTTTAAGGAAGCAGGAGTCTGA
- a CDS encoding polysaccharide biosynthesis tyrosine autokinase yields MPDTSAPPAAPPAEEPESSLSLDVITGILLRRWYWILLFALAGGGAAYYMTGKQNYIFEKTASVLMRESSKESSSDRIKVDLGMDSGAANLANESFILRSSTVMRSTVEDLALNVSYWKQQDLRQIDLYRDSPITVTFDGIAENRFCSVDVTLQEGNSLVLTYHDINGNPVQEKGTFHTPIHLPFATVTVYPTSNMTEAVPGTTITVRRTPVNAAADQLLANFTVMRPDAKESSILQMTLTSTNPAKAADTLNKLIAVYNDHSTAERRTTAVKTKDFIREQRAQVGADLKQVDQKMDDIKIKNDIIADTEASISADFNAAQTLDNSIFELQTQMKLADGLKESLNALDQKAGLISLDTGIADSGVSRQIEAYNTAYLEYQKVAGSAGGQNPIVVTLTKKMDATRSAAARSLDNLRNNQKLQLEELTKKRENIGKRLTATSGKARELTPLDREHRVKEELYLTLLSKELENDLTLALTESSARVLEAAHGPDSPIAPNTRKSVLTAAAGGAIACILGFLGLALLNNKVKNRKDLNAVTHLPVVAELPAMTKKEQRNVTRMFTDEHSVISEYFQILCHNADSMLPVTRNQGHVILLTSTMQGEGKTFISANLALAFANIGKRVLVVDGDLRKASLSKQLDGKGRKGLSTILLRKVEDPFSVIRTLPEHAGVDILYAGPQVPNPVTLLSLPELEELIRLFRERYDAVIIDSPPYGILADTAILASHANISLYVIRSNRIDKRHISTVQQLADSGQLPNLGFIINAVDFKASSYSYYGYGYHYGNTSKNAHS; encoded by the coding sequence ATGCCAGATACTTCTGCTCCCCCCGCCGCACCGCCCGCCGAGGAACCGGAGTCCTCCCTTTCCCTGGATGTCATCACCGGCATTCTTCTCAGACGCTGGTACTGGATTCTGCTCTTTGCCCTGGCCGGGGGCGGCGCGGCCTACTACATGACCGGGAAGCAGAATTACATCTTTGAAAAAACAGCCAGCGTCCTCATGAGGGAGTCCAGCAAGGAGTCCTCCTCAGACCGCATCAAGGTGGACCTGGGCATGGATTCCGGAGCCGCCAACCTGGCTAATGAAAGCTTCATCCTCCGCTCCAGCACGGTGATGCGGAGCACGGTGGAAGACCTGGCGCTGAATGTCTCCTACTGGAAGCAGCAGGACCTGCGCCAGATAGACCTGTACAGGGACAGCCCCATCACCGTCACGTTTGACGGCATCGCGGAGAACCGCTTCTGCAGCGTGGACGTCACCTTGCAGGAGGGCAACTCCTTGGTGCTGACGTACCATGACATCAACGGCAACCCCGTCCAGGAGAAAGGCACCTTCCACACCCCCATCCATCTTCCCTTCGCCACGGTTACGGTTTACCCCACGTCCAACATGACGGAGGCCGTCCCCGGCACCACCATCACCGTGCGCCGTACCCCCGTGAACGCCGCCGCGGACCAGCTTCTTGCCAATTTTACGGTCATGCGCCCGGACGCCAAGGAGTCCAGCATCCTGCAAATGACGCTGACTTCCACCAATCCGGCCAAAGCCGCCGATACGCTGAACAAGCTGATTGCGGTTTACAATGACCATTCCACGGCGGAACGCCGCACCACCGCGGTAAAAACAAAGGATTTCATCCGGGAACAGCGCGCGCAGGTAGGCGCGGACCTAAAGCAGGTGGACCAGAAAATGGATGATATTAAAATCAAGAATGACATCATCGCAGACACGGAGGCGTCCATTTCCGCAGACTTCAATGCGGCACAGACCCTGGATAATTCCATCTTTGAGCTCCAGACGCAGATGAAACTGGCGGACGGCCTGAAGGAAAGCCTGAATGCCCTGGACCAGAAGGCGGGCCTCATCTCCCTGGATACCGGCATTGCGGATTCCGGCGTTTCCCGCCAGATTGAAGCCTATAACACCGCGTATCTGGAATACCAGAAAGTAGCCGGCAGCGCAGGTGGGCAGAACCCCATTGTGGTTACCCTGACCAAGAAGATGGACGCCACCCGCAGCGCGGCGGCCCGTTCCCTGGACAATCTCCGCAATAACCAGAAACTCCAGCTTGAGGAGCTCACCAAGAAGCGTGAAAACATCGGCAAAAGGCTCACGGCCACTTCCGGAAAAGCCCGGGAGCTGACGCCCCTGGACCGTGAACACCGGGTGAAGGAGGAACTTTACCTCACGCTGTTGAGCAAGGAACTGGAAAACGACCTGACGCTGGCCCTGACGGAATCCTCCGCACGCGTGCTGGAGGCAGCCCACGGCCCGGACTCCCCCATCGCCCCCAACACCAGAAAATCCGTACTGACCGCGGCCGCGGGAGGCGCCATTGCCTGCATCCTCGGATTCCTCGGCCTGGCCCTGCTCAACAACAAGGTGAAGAACAGGAAGGACCTGAACGCCGTCACCCACCTTCCCGTGGTAGCGGAACTCCCGGCCATGACCAAGAAGGAGCAGAGGAACGTGACCCGCATGTTCACGGATGAGCATTCCGTCATTTCAGAGTATTTCCAGATCCTGTGCCACAATGCGGACTCCATGCTTCCGGTCACCCGGAACCAGGGGCACGTCATCCTCCTTACCTCCACCATGCAGGGGGAAGGGAAAACCTTCATCTCCGCGAACCTGGCCCTGGCCTTTGCGAACATCGGCAAACGCGTGCTGGTCGTTGACGGAGACCTGCGCAAGGCGTCCCTGTCCAAACAACTGGACGGCAAGGGACGCAAGGGGCTGAGCACCATCCTTCTCCGCAAAGTGGAAGACCCGTTTTCCGTCATCCGCACCCTGCCGGAACACGCCGGAGTGGACATCCTGTACGCAGGACCGCAGGTACCCAATCCCGTCACCCTGCTCTCCCTGCCGGAGCTGGAGGAGCTCATCCGGCTCTTCAGGGAACGCTATGACGCCGTCATCATTGACTCCCCCCCGTACGGCATCCTTGCAGACACGGCCATCCTCGCCAGCCATGCGAATATCTCCCTGTACGTCATCCGCAGCAACAGGATAGACAAGCGGCATATCTCCACCGTCCAGCAGCTTGCGGACTCCGGCCAGCTTCCCAATCTGGGCTTCATCATCAACGCCGTGGATTTCAAGGCCAGCAGCTACAGTTATTACGGCTACGGCTATCACTACGGCAATACCTCCAAGAACGCTCATTCCTGA
- a CDS encoding sugar transferase — MRICKPFLGSLIAGTALIILLPLLLIVSGLLVLSTGKSPFFLQTRVGYRGRLFKIIKFKTMTDERDEHGNLLPDEQRVFRLGSFLRSSSLDELPQLINILKGDMAFVGPRPWIPSQMAAFPPSYCQRRCSVRPGITGMAQIHGRNGIPFCRRLCYDLIYVHNINLKLDLSLIFQTARTVLIREGIQQCNEAFQNKLGQTLVHNDLSLPSSTPSPNRSF; from the coding sequence ATGCGTATCTGCAAACCGTTTCTTGGAAGCCTCATTGCCGGAACTGCTCTCATTATTCTTCTTCCGCTGCTGCTGATCGTTTCGGGACTTCTTGTACTTTCTACAGGGAAATCCCCGTTTTTTCTGCAAACGCGCGTAGGGTACAGGGGAAGGCTGTTCAAGATCATCAAATTCAAAACGATGACCGATGAAAGGGATGAACACGGCAACCTTCTGCCTGATGAACAGAGGGTGTTCCGGCTGGGTAGTTTTCTCCGCAGCTCCTCCCTGGACGAACTTCCCCAGTTAATCAACATCCTGAAAGGCGACATGGCTTTTGTAGGACCGCGGCCCTGGATTCCCTCCCAGATGGCCGCTTTCCCGCCCAGCTACTGCCAAAGGCGCTGCTCCGTCCGTCCCGGCATCACCGGCATGGCGCAGATCCACGGCCGCAATGGCATCCCCTTCTGCCGCCGCCTCTGCTATGACCTGATTTACGTTCACAACATCAACCTGAAGCTGGACCTTTCCCTCATTTTCCAGACAGCCCGCACAGTCCTGATCCGTGAAGGAATCCAGCAGTGCAATGAGGCATTCCAGAACAAACTGGGACAAACCCTGGTCCATAACGATCTTTCCCTGCCCTCCTCCACTCCCTCTCCCAACCGCTCTTTCTGA
- a CDS encoding DNA translocase FtsK 4TM domain-containing protein, translating into MALDVQEHHAFEHEEERPPVWIGMVWGGVSLLGGAALLAAMLTFDVREIGWSYLNKSGHVVPGTSNVLGLAGLYAAGILYWVLGGMAWMLVILLEWWGFYRLAHRGRLPRGVVYGGLFLLLCGCLFLTAGHVPGAEWVARHQVQGSGGLAGHLLGTLLLIPLAGASAVLVLSGLGYLAALIYAAGMHPRPLFRAVLREWRAWRMNRKEKKMKRRSDQLAREAARVRASMDAAALSAPRPDRKSRASSSPRLQRTGDDLEGLYSEVTAAPPVKPAAAPARATRTQGRLPLTPKPRITVAEPAEIKPAPKEQPFSKLSTPPTEEFRNYELPPFELLHYEEKPDGPTEEDKDEMLEIQQKIIDTLTTFRVDVTPGDITRGPTITRYEVYPARGVRVNTFDQYAKDIALATKAESVNIVAPIPGKDTVGIEIVNRKKVAVPLRELLQDPGFCSPKKKIPLALGKDVYGRTVIGDLASMPHLLVAGATGSGKSVCINSIISSMLLKFRPDELRLILVDPKVVEMQPYSKLPHLIVPVVTDPKKVPNALRWCVNEMEHRYHCFAKVGVRNFEAFNKRPPDAPAEEPEEPENGEGDEALAEAVAREFESQGEWPAEEDDELDLDDDGVIPERFPYIVIIIDELADLMQTVGADIETNIGRLTQKARAAGIHLIVATQTPRRQVVTGTIKANIPTRIAFQVASGTDSRVILDRQGAEKLVGKGDLLYLPPGSAQVERAQGAFISDDEVEALVAHCASQARQKFHEEVQKSLEEPSHGGADSPLDDAEEECYSKCLEVALIERKVSTSLLQRRLSIGYGRAARMMDLLESRGIIAPADNTNRPRKVLVE; encoded by the coding sequence ATGGCATTGGATGTGCAGGAGCATCATGCATTTGAGCATGAAGAGGAGCGCCCCCCGGTTTGGATAGGAATGGTGTGGGGTGGCGTGTCCCTGCTGGGCGGCGCGGCGCTGCTGGCGGCCATGCTGACGTTTGACGTGCGGGAAATAGGCTGGAGTTATTTAAACAAGTCCGGGCACGTGGTTCCCGGAACGTCCAATGTGCTGGGGCTGGCAGGGCTGTATGCCGCGGGAATTCTTTACTGGGTGCTGGGCGGCATGGCCTGGATGCTTGTCATTCTGCTGGAATGGTGGGGCTTTTACCGTCTGGCGCATCGCGGCAGATTGCCCCGCGGCGTGGTGTACGGAGGCCTGTTCCTGCTGCTGTGCGGGTGCCTGTTCCTGACGGCCGGGCATGTGCCGGGAGCGGAGTGGGTGGCGCGTCACCAGGTGCAGGGTTCCGGCGGCCTGGCAGGCCATTTGCTGGGGACGCTCCTGTTGATTCCCCTGGCGGGAGCTTCTGCCGTGCTGGTGCTTTCCGGCCTGGGTTATCTGGCGGCCCTGATTTACGCCGCGGGCATGCACCCCCGGCCGCTGTTCCGCGCCGTGCTGCGTGAATGGCGCGCCTGGCGCATGAACCGGAAAGAGAAAAAGATGAAGCGGCGTTCCGACCAGCTTGCCAGGGAGGCGGCCCGCGTAAGGGCCAGCATGGACGCCGCCGCCCTTTCCGCCCCCAGGCCGGACCGGAAGAGCAGGGCTTCCTCCTCCCCCCGCCTTCAGCGCACCGGGGATGATCTGGAAGGCTTATATAGTGAAGTCACCGCGGCTCCCCCCGTGAAGCCTGCCGCCGCGCCCGCCCGGGCCACGCGCACGCAGGGCCGCCTTCCCCTGACGCCCAAGCCCAGGATTACCGTGGCGGAACCCGCGGAAATCAAGCCCGCGCCCAAGGAGCAGCCTTTCTCCAAACTCTCCACGCCGCCCACGGAGGAATTCCGCAATTACGAGCTTCCCCCCTTTGAACTGCTGCATTATGAAGAAAAACCGGACGGCCCCACGGAGGAGGACAAGGATGAAATGCTGGAAATCCAGCAGAAGATCATTGATACGCTGACGACATTCCGCGTGGATGTGACGCCGGGGGACATCACCCGCGGTCCGACCATCACCCGCTATGAAGTTTATCCCGCGCGCGGCGTGCGCGTGAACACCTTTGACCAGTATGCCAAGGACATTGCGCTGGCGACGAAGGCGGAAAGCGTGAACATCGTGGCGCCCATACCGGGCAAGGACACGGTGGGCATTGAAATTGTGAACCGGAAGAAGGTGGCCGTGCCCCTGCGGGAACTGCTCCAGGACCCCGGCTTCTGCTCACCCAAGAAGAAAATACCGCTGGCTCTGGGGAAAGACGTGTACGGCCGCACCGTGATCGGGGATCTGGCCTCCATGCCTCACCTGCTGGTGGCCGGGGCCACCGGGTCCGGCAAATCCGTCTGCATCAACAGCATTATCTCCTCCATGCTCCTGAAATTCCGTCCGGATGAACTGAGGCTCATTCTGGTGGACCCCAAGGTGGTGGAAATGCAGCCTTATTCCAAGCTGCCGCACCTGATCGTGCCCGTGGTGACGGACCCCAAAAAGGTGCCCAATGCCCTGCGCTGGTGCGTGAATGAAATGGAGCACCGCTACCACTGCTTCGCCAAGGTCGGCGTGCGCAACTTTGAAGCCTTCAACAAGCGTCCGCCGGACGCGCCTGCGGAAGAACCTGAAGAGCCGGAAAACGGGGAGGGGGACGAAGCGCTGGCGGAGGCCGTCGCCCGCGAATTTGAATCCCAGGGCGAATGGCCGGCGGAAGAAGATGATGAACTGGACCTGGATGACGACGGCGTCATCCCTGAACGCTTCCCCTACATCGTCATCATCATTGACGAGCTTGCAGACCTGATGCAGACGGTGGGGGCGGACATTGAAACCAACATCGGCCGCCTGACCCAGAAGGCCCGCGCTGCGGGCATCCACCTCATTGTGGCTACGCAGACGCCCAGAAGGCAGGTGGTCACCGGAACCATCAAGGCCAACATACCCACGCGCATCGCCTTCCAGGTGGCCAGCGGCACGGACAGCCGCGTGATTCTGGACAGGCAGGGCGCGGAAAAACTGGTGGGCAAGGGGGACCTGCTGTACCTGCCGCCGGGTTCCGCCCAGGTGGAGCGGGCGCAGGGCGCCTTTATTTCTGATGACGAGGTGGAGGCCCTGGTGGCCCACTGCGCTTCCCAGGCCAGGCAGAAATTCCATGAAGAGGTGCAGAAATCCCTGGAAGAGCCTTCCCACGGAGGGGCGGACAGCCCGCTGGATGACGCGGAGGAGGAATGCTACTCCAAATGCCTGGAAGTGGCCCTCATTGAGCGCAAGGTGAGCACGTCCCTGCTCCAGCGGCGCTTGAGCATCGGGTACGGGCGTGCGGCCCGCATGATGGATTTGCTGGAATCACGTGGAATCATTGCGCCTGCGGACAACACCAACCGTCCGCGCAAGGTGCTGGTGGAATAA
- the rbr gene encoding rubrerythrin, whose amino-acid sequence MKSIKGTETEKNLLKAFAGESEARNRYTYFAGVAKKAGYEQIAAIFLETADNEKEHAKVFFKLLKDACIEVTHTVCTAPLESTEECLLAAAAGERDEWSEMYPTFAEVADREGFPAIAETFRKIATVEQHHEARYLKLAENVRDGKVFAKEKEIQWKCRNCGYVHTGATAPKVCPACVHPQAYFEELADNF is encoded by the coding sequence ATGAAATCCATCAAAGGCACAGAAACAGAAAAGAATCTCCTCAAGGCGTTTGCCGGGGAATCCGAAGCGCGCAACCGTTACACCTACTTTGCCGGTGTAGCCAAGAAAGCAGGCTACGAGCAGATTGCGGCCATCTTCCTGGAAACGGCTGACAATGAAAAGGAACATGCCAAGGTGTTTTTCAAACTGCTTAAGGACGCCTGCATTGAAGTGACCCACACCGTCTGCACGGCTCCCCTGGAATCCACGGAGGAATGCTTGCTGGCCGCCGCGGCCGGAGAGCGCGACGAATGGTCCGAAATGTACCCCACGTTTGCCGAGGTGGCGGACAGGGAAGGCTTCCCGGCCATTGCGGAAACCTTCCGCAAGATTGCCACCGTGGAACAGCACCATGAAGCCCGCTACCTGAAGCTGGCTGAAAACGTGCGCGACGGCAAGGTATTTGCCAAGGAAAAGGAAATCCAGTGGAAGTGCCGCAACTGCGGTTACGTGCACACCGGAGCCACCGCCCCCAAGGTATGCCCGGCCTGCGTGCATCCCCAGGCGTACTTTGAAGAACTGGCGGATAACTTCTAA